A section of the Papio anubis isolate 15944 chromosome 4, Panubis1.0, whole genome shotgun sequence genome encodes:
- the CBR1 gene encoding carbonyl reductase [NADPH] 1, protein MKSGIRVALVTGGNKGIGLAIVRDLCRLFSGEVVLTARDVARGQAAVQQLQAEGLSPRFHQLDIDDPQSIRTLRDFLLKEYGGLDVLVNNAGIAFKVADPTPFHIQAEVTMKTNFFGTRDVCTELLPLIKPQGRVVNISSMMSLRALKSCSPELQQKFRSETITEEELVGLMNKFVEDTKKGVHQKEGWPSSAYGVTKIGVTVLSRIHARKLSEQKKGDKILLNACCPGWVRTDMAGPSATKSPEEGAETPVYLALLPPDAEGPHGQFVMEKRVEQW, encoded by the exons ATGAAGTCCGGCATCCGTGTAGCGCTGGTGACTGGAGGCAACAAGGGCATCGGCTTGGCCATCGTGCGCGACTTGTGCCGGCTGTTCTCGGGGGAAGTGGTGCTCACGGCGCGGGACGTGGCGCGGGGCCAGGCAGCCGTGCAGCAGCTGCAGGCGGAGGGTCTGAGCCCGCGTTTCCACCAGCTGGACATCGACGACCCGCAGAGCATCCGCACCCTGCGCGACTTCCTGCTCAAGGAGTACGGGGGCCTGGACGTGCTGGTCAACAACGCGGGCATCGCCTTCAAGG TTGCTGATCCCACACCCTTTCATATTCAAGCGGAAGTGACAATGAAAACAAACTTCTTTGGTACCCGAGATGTGTGCACAGAATTACTCCCTCTAATAAAACCCCAAG GGAGAGTGGTGAACATATCTAGCATGATGAGTCTCAGAGCCCTTAAAAGCTGCAGCCCAGAGCTGCAGCAGAAGTTCCGCAGTGAGACCATCACCGAGGAGGAGCTGGTGGGGCTCATGAACAAGTTTGTGGAGGATACCAAGAAGGGAGTGCACCAGAAGGAGGGCTGGCCCAGCAGCGCATACGGAGTGACGAAGATTGGCGTCACCGTTCTCTCCAGGATCCACGCCAGGAAACTGAGTGAGCAGAAGAAAGGGGACAAGATCCTCCTGAATGCCTGCTGCCCAGGGTGGGTGAGAACCGACATGGCGGGACCCAGTGCCACCAAGagcccagaagaaggagcagagaCCCCTGTGTACTTGGCCCTTTTGCCCCCGGATGCTGAGGGTCCCCATGGACAATTTGTTATGGAGAAGAGAGTTGAACAGTGGTGA